One window from the genome of Alkalihalobacillus sp. LMS6 encodes:
- a CDS encoding DUF503 domain-containing protein, with protein MHVAVVRCECFIFMAQSLKEKRSVLKSIVTRMRQRFNVSVAETDHQHLWQRAELTIAAVNSSKQSLEAEIQRALHLIDQHDQVERTQTDWEWV; from the coding sequence ATGCACGTAGCGGTTGTCCGTTGTGAGTGCTTTATCTTTATGGCGCAGTCGTTAAAGGAAAAGCGGTCTGTATTGAAAAGCATCGTAACGAGAATGCGGCAGCGATTTAATGTTAGTGTTGCTGAGACCGATCATCAACATTTATGGCAACGAGCAGAGCTAACGATTGCCGCCGTTAATTCGTCAAAACAAAGCTTGGAAGCAGAGATACAGAGAGCGCTCCACCTAATTGATCAACACGATCAGGTGGAGCGAACACAAACAGACTGGGAATGGGTTTAA
- the infB gene encoding translation initiation factor IF-2, with the protein MSKMRIHEYAKANQVQSKQLIEKLKAMGENVSNHMSTVEEETLKKANQQVQASGGNGDQNRMNKKTDDRPKDKKPAGQQGNASQGSGNRNQPNRNQGNRPGGGPGNRNQGRPGNNNRRHQGRGKKRGGPQNRPNHQQMPLPEKIMISGSLSVSELAAKLHREASELIKKLMKLGVMATINQELDKDTIELLAADYGVAVEEEVFVDELDIELYDSEDKEEELQERPPVVTIMGHVDHGKTTLLDSIRNTKVTAGEAGGITQHIGAYQIEQNDKKITFLDTPGHAAFTTMRARGAQVTDIAIIVVAADDGVMPQTKEAISHAKAAEVPIIIAVNKMDKESANPDRVMQELTEFELVPEAWGGDTIFVNVSALNGDGIDELIEMILLVSEVEELKANPEKLATGTVVEAQLDKGRGPVATLLVQSGTLNVGDAVVVGSTFGRVRALVNDLGRRVKTVGPSAPVEITGLNDVPQAGDRFQAFKDEKKARQVGEGLMARYREQNLSETSKVSLDDLFNQIQQGDIKDINVIIKADVQGSVEAMRGSLEKIDVAGVKVNIIHTGAGAITESDIILASASNAIVIGFNVRPDVNAKRVAEVENVDIRLHRVIYNAIDEIEQAMKGALDPEFEEKVIGQVEVRTTFKVSKVGTIAGSYVTEGKITRHSSVRLIRDGIVVYEGELNALKRFKDDAKEVAAGYECGITLEKFNDIKEGDIIEAYVMEEIKR; encoded by the coding sequence ATGTCAAAAATGCGAATTCATGAATACGCAAAAGCAAATCAAGTTCAAAGCAAACAACTGATTGAAAAACTGAAAGCCATGGGTGAAAACGTGTCAAACCATATGTCGACTGTGGAAGAGGAGACATTAAAGAAAGCCAATCAACAAGTACAGGCTTCTGGAGGAAATGGAGATCAAAACCGTATGAATAAAAAAACAGATGATCGACCGAAAGATAAGAAACCCGCAGGACAACAAGGAAATGCTAGTCAAGGTAGCGGAAATCGCAACCAACCAAACCGCAATCAAGGAAATCGTCCAGGCGGTGGCCCAGGAAACCGGAATCAAGGTAGACCAGGTAACAACAACCGTCGTCATCAAGGACGAGGAAAGAAACGTGGTGGACCACAAAATCGTCCGAACCATCAGCAAATGCCTTTACCTGAAAAAATTATGATTTCTGGTAGCTTATCCGTAAGTGAACTTGCTGCGAAGCTTCACCGTGAAGCGTCTGAGCTTATTAAGAAATTAATGAAGCTTGGTGTTATGGCAACGATTAACCAAGAGTTAGATAAAGATACAATTGAGCTTCTTGCTGCTGACTATGGAGTTGCTGTAGAAGAAGAAGTGTTTGTGGATGAACTTGATATTGAGCTATACGACAGTGAGGATAAAGAAGAAGAACTTCAAGAACGACCGCCTGTTGTAACGATTATGGGACACGTTGACCACGGGAAAACGACGCTTCTTGATTCAATTCGTAACACAAAAGTAACGGCTGGAGAAGCTGGCGGCATCACGCAGCATATTGGTGCCTATCAAATTGAGCAAAACGACAAGAAAATTACTTTCCTTGATACACCGGGTCACGCCGCGTTTACAACGATGCGTGCACGAGGTGCTCAAGTTACGGATATTGCAATTATTGTTGTCGCTGCAGATGATGGCGTTATGCCGCAAACGAAAGAAGCGATTAGCCATGCGAAAGCAGCAGAAGTACCAATTATTATTGCTGTTAACAAAATGGATAAAGAATCAGCAAATCCTGACCGAGTGATGCAAGAGTTAACAGAATTTGAATTAGTCCCAGAAGCATGGGGCGGAGACACAATTTTTGTTAATGTATCTGCATTAAATGGAGACGGAATTGATGAGCTGATTGAAATGATTCTACTTGTATCAGAAGTAGAGGAATTAAAAGCAAATCCAGAAAAACTTGCAACAGGTACAGTTGTTGAAGCACAGCTAGACAAAGGAAGAGGACCAGTTGCAACCCTTCTCGTTCAAAGCGGAACGCTTAATGTAGGGGATGCAGTCGTTGTAGGAAGCACATTCGGTCGCGTACGTGCCCTTGTTAACGATCTTGGCCGCCGCGTTAAAACGGTTGGACCTTCTGCACCAGTTGAAATTACCGGGTTGAATGATGTACCACAAGCTGGTGATCGTTTCCAAGCGTTTAAAGATGAGAAGAAAGCACGTCAAGTTGGGGAAGGATTAATGGCACGTTATCGTGAGCAAAATCTTTCAGAAACATCAAAAGTAAGTCTTGATGATCTCTTTAATCAAATCCAGCAAGGCGATATTAAAGATATCAACGTCATCATTAAAGCGGACGTACAAGGTTCTGTTGAAGCGATGAGAGGCTCTCTTGAAAAAATTGACGTAGCCGGTGTGAAAGTGAACATTATACACACAGGTGCGGGTGCCATTACGGAGTCTGATATTATTCTTGCTTCTGCATCAAACGCAATTGTGATTGGCTTTAACGTTCGTCCTGATGTGAACGCTAAGCGTGTTGCAGAAGTTGAAAATGTAGATATTCGTTTGCACCGTGTTATTTATAACGCAATTGATGAGATTGAACAGGCAATGAAGGGTGCATTAGACCCAGAATTTGAAGAAAAAGTAATCGGGCAAGTTGAAGTCCGTACGACGTTCAAAGTATCAAAAGTCGGTACAATTGCTGGTTCTTACGTAACAGAAGGAAAAATTACCCGTCACTCATCTGTTCGCTTAATTCGCGATGGCATTGTCGTGTATGAAGGTGAATTAAATGCGTTGAAACGTTTTAAAGACGATGCAAAAGAAGTAGCTGCAGGCTATGAGTGTGGAATTACGCTTGAGAAATTCAACGACATTAAAGAAGGCGACATTATTGAAGCTTACGTCATGGAAGAAATTAAGCGCTAA
- a CDS encoding YlxQ family RNA-binding protein encodes MNPNQRYLSTLGLCMRAGELVTGEELTLEAVRKGNVAIVLLANDASANTEKKVRDKCSYYNIPVYSPNDRYELGSAIGKEARVVIGIRSKGFAKKIAALLNQ; translated from the coding sequence ATGAACCCAAACCAACGATATTTATCTACACTCGGACTTTGCATGCGCGCAGGAGAGCTAGTAACAGGGGAAGAACTTACGTTAGAAGCTGTCCGTAAAGGCAATGTGGCAATTGTATTACTAGCAAATGATGCAAGTGCAAACACTGAAAAAAAAGTGCGAGATAAATGTAGCTACTACAACATTCCAGTTTATTCACCAAATGACCGCTATGAACTCGGGTCAGCAATTGGAAAAGAAGCACGTGTCGTTATAGGTATTCGAAGTAAAGGGTTTGCTAAGAAAATTGCTGCATTACTGAACCAATAA
- the rnpM gene encoding RNase P modulator RnpM, which produces MKQRKIPLRKCIVTNEMKPKGELIRIVRTPEGTVELDPTGKKNGRGAYLSHNEDVFEMAKKRDSLTRHLQVKVSAEVYDQLLADLKKVKKK; this is translated from the coding sequence ATGAAGCAACGGAAAATACCGCTTAGAAAATGTATCGTCACAAATGAAATGAAACCTAAAGGTGAACTGATTCGAATTGTTCGTACACCTGAAGGAACTGTAGAGCTTGACCCGACTGGTAAGAAAAACGGTCGAGGAGCCTACCTATCACACAATGAAGACGTATTTGAGATGGCGAAAAAAAGAGATAGTTTGACACGACACTTACAAGTGAAAGTGTCGGCAGAAGTGTACGATCAGCTTTTAGCCGATTTGAAAAAGGTTAAAAAGAAATGA
- the nusA gene encoding transcription termination factor NusA, with translation MNSEFMEALTTLEADKGIKKEVIIEAIEAALISGYKRNFGQAQNVRVDVNRTNGSIRVFARKVVVEEVFDKRLEISEDEAQVINPNYEVDDVVEIEVTPKDFGRIAAQTAKQVVTQRVREAERGIIYSDFIDREEDIMNGIVQRQDHRFIYVDLGKVEALLPLTEQMPNEVYRHNDRIKAYITKVEKTTKGPQILISRTHPGLLKRLFELEVPEIYDGTVEIKSVSREAGDRSKIAVHSDNPEVDSVGACVGQRGQRVQTIVDELKGEKIDIVQWSEDPVVYIANALSPAKVMRVNVNEDEKMTQVIVPDYQLSLAIGKRGQNARLAAKLTGWKIDIKNETEARELGLLDGDEELTDVLLEEELDELK, from the coding sequence ATGAATAGTGAATTTATGGAAGCTTTAACTACCCTTGAAGCTGACAAAGGGATAAAAAAAGAAGTCATCATTGAAGCCATTGAAGCGGCACTCATTTCTGGTTATAAGCGAAACTTCGGTCAAGCACAAAACGTTCGTGTTGATGTGAATCGTACGAACGGCAGTATTCGCGTATTTGCGCGAAAAGTTGTTGTTGAAGAAGTGTTTGATAAACGGCTTGAAATATCAGAAGATGAAGCACAGGTCATCAATCCAAACTATGAAGTGGATGATGTTGTGGAGATTGAAGTGACGCCGAAAGACTTCGGGCGAATTGCAGCACAAACGGCAAAACAAGTTGTAACACAACGAGTGCGTGAAGCCGAACGTGGTATTATTTATTCAGATTTTATTGATCGTGAAGAAGATATTATGAACGGAATTGTTCAACGACAAGACCACCGTTTTATTTATGTTGACCTCGGAAAAGTAGAAGCGCTACTGCCGCTAACAGAACAAATGCCGAATGAAGTGTATCGACACAACGACCGCATTAAAGCGTATATTACAAAAGTCGAAAAAACAACAAAAGGCCCACAAATTTTAATTTCCCGTACGCATCCAGGTTTATTAAAACGTTTATTTGAGCTTGAAGTACCGGAAATTTATGATGGAACGGTTGAAATTAAATCCGTTTCAAGAGAAGCTGGCGATCGCTCTAAGATTGCGGTTCATTCTGATAATCCTGAAGTGGACTCTGTTGGTGCATGTGTTGGGCAAAGAGGACAACGAGTGCAAACCATCGTGGATGAATTGAAAGGCGAGAAAATTGACATTGTCCAATGGTCTGAAGATCCAGTTGTTTATATTGCAAACGCGCTTAGTCCGGCAAAAGTTATGCGCGTAAATGTAAACGAAGATGAAAAGATGACTCAAGTGATTGTTCCAGATTATCAACTCTCTTTAGCAATTGGAAAGCGCGGGCAAAACGCACGCTTAGCAGCAAAATTAACCGGTTGGAAAATTGATATCAAGAATGAAACAGAAGCAAGAGAACTAGGCTTGCTTGATGGTGATGAGGAATTGACGGACGTTCTTTTAGAAGAAGAATTGGATGAACTAAAGTAA
- the rimP gene encoding ribosome maturation factor RimP, with the protein MSKIVSSKVEQLVLPIVEELQLELVEVEYKKEGPNWFLRVYIDSDKGVDLDDCEKVSEKLSEQLDEADPITEAYFLEVSSPGAERPLKKKADVEKAVGKGVYVTTYEPLDGEKAFEGVLSSFQNDELTIETKVKTRTVIKTIPYEKVANIRLSILF; encoded by the coding sequence TTGAGTAAAATCGTCTCTAGTAAAGTAGAACAATTGGTCCTTCCAATTGTAGAAGAATTACAGCTTGAGTTAGTAGAAGTAGAATACAAAAAAGAAGGACCGAACTGGTTTTTACGCGTTTATATTGATTCTGATAAAGGCGTCGATCTAGATGACTGTGAAAAAGTCAGTGAGAAGCTTAGTGAACAGTTAGATGAAGCGGATCCGATTACAGAAGCCTATTTTCTTGAAGTATCTTCTCCAGGTGCAGAACGACCGCTTAAGAAAAAAGCTGATGTAGAAAAAGCAGTTGGAAAAGGCGTTTACGTGACGACCTATGAACCTCTAGATGGAGAAAAGGCGTTTGAAGGTGTACTATCTTCGTTTCAAAACGATGAATTAACGATTGAAACGAAAGTGAAAACTCGTACAGTCATTAAAACGATTCCATATGAGAAGGTTGCAAATATCCGTTTATCGATTCTGTTCTAG